Proteins encoded by one window of Euzebya rosea:
- the katG gene encoding catalase/peroxidase HPI, whose product MTDSKKNSPEWGSLTSGEFQSNEKWWPNALNLRILHQHHPDSTPLGVDFDYRANLENVDIDELTRDVDALMTDSKSWWPADWGHYGPFFIRMSWHAAGTYRVSDGRGGGGTGAQRYAPLNSWPDNGNLDKARRLLLPIKQKYGKAISWADLFVFAGNRALETMGFRTAGFAFGREDIWAPEDDIYWGPENEWLSAKDDRYTGSFEDGNRLLDNPLAAVQMGLIYVNPEGPNGLPDAAKSAQDIRETFGRMAMNDEETVALVVGGHTFGKMHGAVSPDFHGPEPEAGGLADQGFGWANSHETGFGEYTLTSGLEGAWTPTPIKWDNSYLETLFSHEWELVESPAGAKQWEPKSVREGFMVPDAHVEGRENKPVMSTADMAMLADPAYLEIATRFRENPDQLATAFAKAWFKLLHRDMGPAIRYKGPQVPETTFVWQDNVPAHEGPMIGDAEIAELKSTILDSGLTTAQLVKTAWASASTYRTTDFRGGANGARIRLEPMAGWDANVASGVNAVIAKLEEIQQAFNAKGGPQVSLADLIVLGGSAAVEAAARAAGHDFTVPFTPGRTDADQESTDIESFQWLEPKADGFRNYQQKQGGIPSEHLLIDKAFMLNLTAPEMTALVGGMRVLGANVGDEGYGVLTDRPGQLTNDFFVNLVDMGTKWHSIGEAEDVFEGVDRETGEPKWKATRVDLVFGANSQLRALAEEYAAAGGDELMLEAFVRGWVKVMENDRFDLR is encoded by the coding sequence ATGACGGACAGCAAGAAGAACAGCCCCGAGTGGGGCTCGCTCACCTCCGGTGAGTTCCAGTCCAACGAGAAGTGGTGGCCCAACGCGCTGAACCTGCGCATCCTCCACCAGCACCACCCGGACTCCACGCCCCTCGGCGTCGACTTCGACTACCGCGCGAACCTGGAGAACGTCGACATCGACGAGCTCACCAGGGACGTCGACGCGCTGATGACGGACTCCAAGTCGTGGTGGCCCGCCGACTGGGGCCACTACGGTCCCTTCTTCATCCGCATGTCATGGCACGCAGCCGGGACCTACCGTGTCTCCGACGGTCGTGGTGGCGGCGGCACCGGCGCGCAGCGCTACGCCCCCCTCAACTCCTGGCCCGACAACGGCAACCTCGACAAGGCCCGCCGCCTGCTGCTGCCGATCAAGCAGAAGTACGGCAAGGCCATCTCGTGGGCCGACCTGTTCGTCTTCGCCGGCAACCGGGCCCTGGAGACCATGGGCTTCCGCACCGCGGGCTTCGCCTTCGGGCGCGAGGACATCTGGGCGCCCGAGGACGACATCTACTGGGGTCCCGAGAACGAGTGGCTCTCGGCCAAGGACGACCGCTACACCGGCAGCTTCGAGGATGGCAACCGCCTGCTCGACAACCCGCTGGCCGCGGTCCAGATGGGCCTGATCTACGTCAACCCCGAGGGTCCCAACGGGCTGCCGGACGCAGCGAAGTCCGCGCAGGACATCCGTGAGACGTTCGGCCGCATGGCCATGAACGACGAGGAGACCGTCGCCCTGGTCGTCGGTGGCCACACCTTCGGCAAGATGCACGGTGCGGTGAGCCCCGACTTCCACGGCCCCGAGCCGGAGGCCGGCGGACTTGCCGACCAGGGCTTCGGCTGGGCCAACTCCCACGAGACCGGGTTCGGCGAGTACACGCTGACCTCCGGCCTCGAGGGTGCCTGGACCCCCACACCCATCAAGTGGGACAACAGCTACCTCGAGACCCTCTTCAGCCACGAGTGGGAGCTCGTGGAGTCCCCTGCTGGCGCCAAGCAGTGGGAGCCGAAGTCGGTGCGCGAGGGCTTCATGGTCCCCGACGCCCACGTCGAGGGCCGCGAGAACAAGCCGGTCATGTCCACCGCCGACATGGCGATGCTGGCCGACCCCGCGTACCTGGAGATCGCCACCCGCTTCCGCGAGAACCCCGACCAGCTTGCCACCGCATTCGCCAAGGCCTGGTTCAAGCTGCTCCACCGCGACATGGGCCCGGCCATCCGCTACAAGGGCCCGCAGGTGCCCGAGACGACCTTCGTCTGGCAGGACAACGTCCCCGCCCACGAGGGGCCGATGATCGGTGACGCCGAGATCGCGGAGCTGAAGTCCACCATCCTCGACAGCGGACTGACCACGGCGCAGCTGGTGAAGACGGCCTGGGCGTCGGCGTCGACCTACCGCACGACCGACTTCCGCGGTGGGGCCAACGGTGCCCGTATCCGCCTGGAGCCGATGGCCGGCTGGGACGCCAACGTGGCCTCCGGCGTGAACGCCGTCATCGCGAAGCTGGAGGAGATCCAGCAGGCCTTCAACGCCAAGGGTGGCCCGCAGGTCTCCCTCGCCGACCTGATCGTCCTCGGTGGCAGCGCGGCCGTCGAGGCCGCAGCCAGGGCTGCAGGCCACGACTTCACCGTGCCGTTCACGCCCGGTCGCACCGACGCCGACCAGGAGTCCACCGACATCGAGTCCTTCCAGTGGCTCGAGCCGAAGGCCGACGGCTTCCGCAACTACCAGCAGAAGCAGGGCGGCATCCCCAGCGAGCACCTGCTGATCGACAAGGCGTTCATGCTGAACCTGACCGCCCCCGAGATGACCGCCCTGGTCGGCGGCATGCGCGTCCTCGGCGCGAACGTGGGCGACGAGGGCTACGGCGTCCTCACCGACCGTCCGGGCCAGCTGACCAACGACTTCTTCGTGAACCTGGTCGACATGGGGACCAAGTGGCACTCCATCGGCGAGGCCGAGGACGTCTTCGAGGGCGTCGACCGCGAGACCGGCGAGCCGAAGTGGAAGGCCACCCGCGTGGACCTCGTCTTCGGTGCCAACAGCCAGCTGCGTGCCCTTGCCGAGGAGTACGCCGCCGCCGGTGGCGACGAGCTCATGCTCGAGGCCTTCGTCCGCGGCTGGGTCAAGGTCATGGAGAACGACCGGTTCGACCTGCGCTGA
- a CDS encoding Fur family transcriptional regulator, with product MLSDPTASLRTHGLQVTAQRLAVLRAVDSRPHITAHGVAEAVRDEIGSISRQSVYDTLSVLVDNGMIRRIQPAGSATRYEGRVGDNHHHLVCRRCDRVVDVDCAAGEAPCLTPDDDNGFVLDEAEVVYWGICGDCRDAAS from the coding sequence GTGCTCAGCGACCCGACCGCGTCCCTCCGGACGCATGGACTCCAGGTCACTGCCCAACGCCTGGCGGTGCTCCGAGCGGTCGACTCCCGCCCGCACATCACCGCCCACGGGGTGGCAGAGGCCGTGCGGGACGAGATCGGGAGCATCTCTCGCCAGTCGGTGTACGACACCCTCTCGGTGCTCGTCGACAACGGCATGATCCGCCGCATCCAGCCGGCCGGGTCCGCCACACGGTACGAGGGCCGCGTCGGGGACAACCACCACCACCTCGTGTGTCGCCGCTGCGACCGCGTGGTCGACGTCGACTGCGCGGCCGGCGAGGCCCCCTGCCTGACTCCCGACGACGACAACGGCTTCGTGCTCGACGAAGCCGAGGTCGTCTACTGGGGGATCTGTGGCGACTGTCGAGACGCGGCGAGCTGA
- a CDS encoding DsrE/DsrF/DrsH-like family protein translates to MTTSVLPVPSFDDVEQEGRKLVIICSKGSLDMAYPGLVLANAALGEGIETHLFFTFWGFDMINTKTMGHLAFNPVGNPATHMPTAIMGLPGMQAFATHMMKKQIEGLDLPTVPEFMELITDAGGHLWACRMSADMMHLTEDDLYDRVEGIISASDFMEISEGAQTLFI, encoded by the coding sequence GTGACAACCAGCGTTCTCCCCGTCCCGTCCTTCGACGACGTCGAGCAGGAGGGTCGCAAGCTCGTGATCATCTGCTCCAAGGGTTCCCTGGACATGGCCTACCCGGGCCTGGTGCTGGCCAACGCCGCGCTTGGCGAGGGCATCGAGACCCACCTGTTCTTCACGTTCTGGGGGTTCGACATGATCAACACCAAGACCATGGGACACCTGGCCTTCAACCCGGTCGGCAACCCGGCCACCCACATGCCGACCGCCATCATGGGCCTGCCCGGCATGCAGGCCTTCGCGACCCACATGATGAAGAAGCAGATCGAGGGCCTCGACCTGCCGACTGTGCCGGAGTTCATGGAGCTGATCACCGACGCCGGCGGCCACCTGTGGGCCTGCCGCATGTCGGCGGACATGATGCACCTCACCGAGGACGACCTGTACGACCGGGTCGAGGGCATCATCAGCGCCTCGGACTTCATGGAGATCTCCGAAGGCGCTCAGACGCTGTTCATCTGA
- a CDS encoding TusE/DsrC/DsvC family sulfur relay protein — MSTATIVGREIHVNDEGFMTDHTEWTEDVARALAANIGIELTDAHWDVLRFVRQDYEAEGESPTLRRVTNVGGVPTKQLFTLFPKKPAKKMSYIAGVPKPVGCV; from the coding sequence GTGAGCACCGCAACGATCGTCGGCCGCGAGATCCACGTCAACGACGAGGGTTTCATGACCGACCACACCGAATGGACCGAGGACGTCGCTCGCGCGCTGGCCGCCAACATCGGCATCGAGCTGACCGACGCCCACTGGGATGTCCTGCGGTTCGTCCGGCAGGACTACGAAGCCGAGGGCGAGAGTCCCACGCTGCGCCGCGTCACCAACGTCGGCGGCGTGCCGACCAAGCAGCTCTTCACCCTGTTCCCCAAGAAGCCGGCCAAGAAGATGTCCTACATCGCCGGTGTCCCCAAGCCAGTCGGCTGCGTCTGA
- a CDS encoding NAD(P)/FAD-dependent oxidoreductase: MGKLLVLGAGTAGTMVANKLRQQLPADWTITIVDQDDTHHYQPGYLLLPFGTYTPTQIVRRRSRFIGDGIDLRFGTVDRVDTERSVVEMRGGETLPYDQLVIATGAGIHPEETPGMMEEEWQRSIFDFYSLEGATALRDALKAFTGGRLVVHITEMPIKCPVAPLEFAFLADDHFTKRGIRDAVDITYVTPLDGAFTKPVASTHLGDMLGERHIDLETDFMVERIDTDTKALVSYDEREIPFDLLVTVPLHMGAAFVSRSGLGDELRFVKVDKHTLQAVGHDNIFALGDASNIPASKAGSVAHFAAEIFTENFLDHIAGRPMAKSFDGHANCFVESGDRKGLLIDFNYDTQPLPGTYPLAGVGPFALLKESRLNHIGKLAFRWIYWHVLLPGRRLPVPALMSMRGKVAAPETPQTTGEPFAQPQKERTP, from the coding sequence ATGGGCAAGCTCCTCGTACTCGGTGCGGGCACGGCCGGCACGATGGTGGCCAACAAGCTGCGCCAGCAGCTCCCGGCCGACTGGACCATCACGATCGTCGACCAGGACGACACGCACCACTACCAGCCCGGCTACCTCCTGCTGCCCTTCGGCACGTACACGCCGACGCAGATCGTGCGCCGCCGCTCGCGGTTCATCGGCGACGGCATCGACCTGCGGTTCGGCACCGTCGACCGCGTCGACACCGAACGCTCCGTCGTGGAGATGCGGGGCGGCGAGACGCTGCCCTACGACCAGCTGGTCATCGCCACCGGTGCGGGCATCCACCCCGAGGAGACCCCCGGGATGATGGAGGAGGAGTGGCAGCGGTCGATCTTCGACTTCTACTCCCTCGAGGGTGCGACAGCCCTGCGTGATGCCCTGAAGGCCTTCACCGGCGGACGACTCGTCGTCCACATCACCGAGATGCCGATCAAGTGCCCGGTGGCCCCCCTGGAGTTCGCCTTCCTCGCCGATGACCACTTCACCAAGCGTGGTATCCGCGACGCGGTCGACATCACCTACGTCACCCCCCTCGACGGCGCGTTCACCAAGCCGGTCGCCTCCACCCATCTCGGCGACATGCTGGGCGAACGCCACATCGACCTCGAGACCGACTTCATGGTCGAGCGGATCGACACCGACACTAAGGCGCTGGTCTCCTACGACGAGCGCGAGATCCCCTTCGACCTCCTGGTCACGGTGCCGCTGCACATGGGCGCGGCGTTCGTGAGCAGGAGCGGCCTGGGTGACGAGCTGCGCTTCGTCAAGGTCGACAAGCACACCCTGCAGGCCGTCGGGCACGACAACATCTTCGCGCTCGGCGACGCCTCCAACATCCCCGCCTCCAAGGCCGGGTCGGTCGCACACTTCGCCGCGGAGATCTTCACCGAGAACTTCCTGGACCACATCGCGGGTCGACCGATGGCGAAGTCCTTCGACGGGCACGCCAACTGCTTCGTGGAGTCCGGTGACCGCAAGGGCCTGCTGATCGACTTCAACTACGACACCCAGCCCCTGCCCGGCACCTACCCCCTGGCCGGCGTCGGCCCCTTCGCCCTGCTGAAGGAGAGCCGCCTGAACCACATCGGGAAGCTGGCCTTCCGATGGATCTACTGGCACGTGCTGCTGCCCGGTCGCCGCCTCCCCGTGCCGGCGCTCATGTCGATGCGCGGCAAGGTCGCCGCCCCCGAGACACCCCAGACCACCGGCGAGCCGTTCGCCCAGCCCCAGAAGGAGCGCACCCCGTGA
- a CDS encoding (2Fe-2S) ferredoxin domain-containing protein, whose translation MPSDPPPDDADDLAARARKAKVDTMQRHVLVCTAADCSPDGTVARALSHGVALAGARDRVGVVETKCLSICRGDGATVVVYPEGTWYAGVDEALAERIVADHLVGGHQVDDAAFLTNPLTPE comes from the coding sequence ATGCCCAGCGATCCGCCGCCCGACGATGCCGACGACCTCGCGGCCCGCGCCAGGAAGGCGAAGGTCGACACGATGCAGCGCCACGTGCTGGTGTGCACCGCGGCGGACTGCTCGCCGGACGGCACCGTCGCCAGGGCACTGTCGCATGGGGTCGCCCTCGCCGGGGCCCGCGACCGCGTCGGGGTCGTGGAGACCAAGTGCCTGTCGATCTGCCGGGGCGACGGCGCGACGGTCGTCGTGTACCCGGAGGGGACCTGGTACGCCGGTGTCGACGAAGCCCTGGCCGAGCGCATCGTCGCCGACCACCTCGTCGGTGGACACCAGGTCGACGACGCCGCCTTCCTCACCAACCCGCTGACGCCGGAGTAG
- a CDS encoding ArsR/SmtB family transcription factor: MDDVFDALGAPARRTILDVLAVRDEQTLFEICGRLAADHGIELTRQAISQHLAVLEEAGLVRSRREGRYKFHAIEPAPLRRAMSRWLGAEGVPE; this comes from the coding sequence ATGGACGACGTCTTCGACGCACTCGGCGCACCGGCACGGAGGACGATCCTCGACGTGCTGGCCGTTCGCGACGAGCAGACGCTGTTCGAGATCTGCGGCCGTCTCGCTGCTGACCACGGCATCGAGCTGACCCGCCAGGCCATCTCCCAGCACCTTGCCGTCCTGGAGGAGGCCGGGTTGGTCCGCTCCCGCAGGGAGGGTCGATACAAGTTCCACGCCATCGAGCCGGCACCCCTCCGCCGCGCCATGTCCCGATGGCTAGGCGCCGAAGGAGTCCCCGAATGA
- a CDS encoding VOC family protein codes for MRIHLTSVFVDDQEKALRFYTDVLGFEPRTDIPLGNGDRWLTVGAPGQEGVELLLEPASHPAVGPYRDGVTGDGIPLASFAVDDVAAEHERLVSAGVTFTQPPTTMGPVVTAVLDDTCGNLIQLSSM; via the coding sequence ATCCGCATCCACCTGACGAGCGTTTTCGTCGACGATCAGGAGAAGGCCCTGCGCTTCTACACCGACGTCCTGGGGTTCGAGCCGCGCACGGACATCCCGCTGGGCAACGGCGACCGCTGGCTGACCGTCGGAGCCCCGGGGCAGGAAGGCGTCGAGCTTCTGCTCGAGCCGGCCTCCCACCCTGCGGTGGGGCCCTACCGGGACGGCGTGACCGGCGACGGCATCCCGCTGGCCTCCTTCGCCGTGGACGACGTCGCGGCCGAGCACGAACGGCTCGTCAGTGCTGGCGTCACCTTCACCCAACCCCCGACCACCATGGGCCCGGTGGTCACCGCGGTCCTGGACGACACCTGCGGCAACCTGATCCAGCTGAGCAGCATGTGA
- a CDS encoding flagellin: MRINNNVMSANAHRNLSRTQNSLGKNLEKLSSGLRINRAGDDAAGLVISESLRSQVGGLAVASRNIQDGISLVQTAEGALNEMHGMLQRMRDLAVQASNTGANGGSGGASVAAAQAEVDQLHDAIQQINATTKFNGADVLDAGTFTFQVGANGGETLSVSVSTFMDVNFLGIGANELISDLKSGGVADFDSSATAASDAIAIVDAAIAQVSAQRATFGATQNRLEHTLNNLQVASENLSASESRIRDVDMAAEMTSFTRNQILSQAGTAMLSQANAVPQGVLSLLG, translated from the coding sequence ATGCGCATCAACAACAACGTGATGAGCGCCAACGCACACAGGAACCTTTCACGAACACAGAACTCGTTGGGGAAGAACCTCGAGAAGCTGTCGTCGGGGCTGCGGATCAACCGGGCCGGCGACGACGCCGCGGGGTTGGTGATCAGCGAGTCCCTGCGCAGCCAGGTCGGGGGCCTCGCGGTCGCAAGCCGCAACATCCAGGACGGCATCTCCCTCGTGCAGACCGCCGAAGGGGCGCTCAACGAGATGCACGGCATGCTCCAGCGCATGCGCGACCTCGCGGTGCAGGCAAGCAACACCGGTGCCAACGGCGGGTCGGGCGGAGCCTCGGTGGCGGCTGCCCAGGCCGAGGTCGACCAGCTGCACGACGCGATCCAGCAGATCAACGCCACCACGAAGTTCAACGGCGCCGACGTCCTCGACGCGGGGACGTTCACCTTTCAGGTCGGCGCAAACGGCGGCGAGACGCTCAGCGTGTCCGTCTCCACGTTCATGGACGTCAACTTCCTCGGGATCGGCGCCAACGAGCTGATCTCCGACCTCAAGTCCGGCGGAGTCGCCGACTTCGACTCCTCCGCGACCGCTGCGAGCGATGCGATCGCGATCGTCGATGCGGCCATCGCGCAGGTCTCGGCGCAGCGGGCCACGTTCGGTGCCACCCAGAACCGGCTGGAGCACACGCTCAACAACCTGCAGGTGGCCAGCGAGAACCTGTCGGCGTCGGAGTCCCGCATCAGGGACGTCGACATGGCCGCGGAGATGACGAGCTTCACCCGCAACCAGATCCTGTCCCAGGCCGGCACCGCCATGCTGTCGCAGGCCAACGCCGTCCCGCAGGGCGTGCTCTCGCTCCTCGGATAG
- a CDS encoding spore photoproduct lyase family protein produces MGDDPAVSSDADLRRLLDVRTIHLQPGVEAMPTGRQILARFPDAERIEVDRHQLIPGLHGNEGNAERWMAVKRHSLVLGVLASPRVRPNGRSADFIAPSLANGCAMACAYCYVPRRKGYANPITVYCNTERILSTLSRHADRQGPKATPNQCDPDRWVYDLGENSDASVDALLSDATRQAVEMLRDHPHAKASFATKYVNRDLLAWDPRQQRIRFSLMPARMAGLLDLRTSPIAERIAAVNDFVDAGWEVHLNFSPVVLHEGWRQEWVPLLTELADVLSPAARAQLAAEVIMLTHNAELHEVNTRWHPRAEEVLWRPDIQEEKQSRSGQVNVRYRTGWKGQWVRQFRDLVDRHLPGCRIRYAF; encoded by the coding sequence ATGGGAGACGATCCCGCCGTCTCGTCCGACGCCGACCTCCGTCGACTGCTCGACGTTCGGACGATCCACCTCCAGCCGGGCGTGGAGGCGATGCCGACCGGCCGACAGATCCTTGCCCGCTTCCCAGATGCGGAGCGGATCGAGGTGGACCGACACCAGCTCATTCCCGGGCTGCACGGCAACGAGGGAAACGCCGAACGGTGGATGGCGGTCAAGCGGCACTCGCTCGTCCTCGGTGTCCTGGCCTCGCCGAGGGTGCGGCCCAACGGCCGGTCGGCGGACTTCATCGCCCCGTCCCTTGCCAACGGCTGCGCGATGGCGTGCGCCTACTGCTACGTGCCGCGTCGCAAGGGCTACGCCAACCCGATCACCGTGTACTGCAACACCGAACGCATCCTGTCCACGCTCAGCCGACATGCTGACCGGCAGGGTCCAAAGGCCACTCCCAACCAGTGCGACCCGGACCGCTGGGTGTACGACCTGGGCGAGAACAGCGACGCCTCGGTGGACGCCCTGCTGTCCGACGCCACTCGGCAGGCCGTGGAGATGTTGCGCGATCACCCCCACGCCAAGGCCAGCTTCGCGACCAAGTACGTCAACCGCGACCTGCTCGCCTGGGACCCACGGCAGCAACGCATCCGGTTCTCGCTGATGCCGGCACGCATGGCCGGCCTGCTGGACCTGCGAACCAGCCCGATCGCCGAGCGCATCGCGGCGGTCAACGACTTCGTCGACGCCGGGTGGGAGGTGCACCTCAACTTCTCGCCAGTCGTGCTCCACGAGGGCTGGCGGCAGGAATGGGTGCCGTTGCTGACCGAGCTGGCTGACGTGCTGTCCCCCGCCGCCCGGGCGCAGCTGGCCGCCGAGGTCATCATGCTGACCCACAACGCGGAGCTCCACGAGGTCAACACACGCTGGCATCCCCGAGCCGAGGAGGTGTTGTGGCGGCCCGACATCCAGGAGGAGAAGCAGTCCCGGAGTGGCCAGGTCAACGTGCGATACCGCACCGGCTGGAAGGGGCAGTGGGTACGGCAGTTCCGCGACCTCGTGGACCGCCACCTGCCCGGCTGCCGCATCCGCTACGCCTTCTGA
- a CDS encoding acyltransferase gives MSPRNDRPVRGMTLGEYVQHRNGSPLGGAGSIRQMVSRSLGAGSFAEFWRHWNPIWGYGLKRFVHDPLRRFVPSAVAGLATFVVSGALHDGAVTLLRGSTTHVMTPWFLLLGIGAYVGRLRGMDLSRSTWRWRATINLAYLGGSLATVLLLGSLIGPNAP, from the coding sequence GTGAGTCCCCGGAACGACCGGCCTGTCCGCGGGATGACGCTCGGCGAGTACGTCCAGCATCGGAACGGCTCACCGCTCGGCGGTGCCGGTTCGATCCGGCAGATGGTGTCCCGGTCCCTTGGGGCTGGATCGTTCGCGGAGTTCTGGCGGCACTGGAATCCGATCTGGGGGTACGGCCTGAAGAGGTTCGTCCATGACCCCCTCCGGCGGTTCGTCCCGTCCGCCGTGGCGGGCTTGGCCACCTTCGTCGTCTCCGGAGCGCTGCACGACGGTGCCGTGACGCTCCTCCGAGGGTCGACGACCCACGTCATGACGCCATGGTTCCTCCTGCTCGGGATCGGGGCGTACGTGGGGCGGTTGCGCGGCATGGACCTCTCGCGCAGCACCTGGCGGTGGCGGGCCACCATCAACCTCGCCTACCTCGGCGGAAGCCTCGCCACGGTGCTGCTCCTCGGGTCGTTGATCGGGCCGAACGCCCCGTGA
- a CDS encoding ABC transporter permease, with amino-acid sequence MTAFMTLTRTQTRVFLREPAVVAFGLIFPAVLLLVIGSVFPGATEVNAELGNKSLVQIYAPASAVMALLTLGIAMLPQALGLDRERGILRRLSVTPAHPRLLVAAHVIVQAVAVTIATVGAALVGRFAFDLPLPQAPGWFVIAFALSTAALLAVGVLIGALVPTAQAGVGTGMLLYFPMLFFAGIYLPLEIMPEGLRTISGWTPAGAAVNAIGDAWAGAAPTPTSLLVLVVTAAAAGGLATRLFRWE; translated from the coding sequence ATGACCGCGTTCATGACCCTCACCCGAACCCAGACCCGGGTCTTCCTGCGCGAGCCCGCCGTGGTCGCCTTCGGCCTGATCTTCCCGGCGGTCCTGCTGCTGGTCATCGGCAGCGTCTTCCCCGGCGCCACCGAGGTCAACGCCGAGCTCGGCAACAAGAGCCTGGTGCAGATCTACGCGCCGGCGTCGGCGGTGATGGCGCTGCTGACCCTGGGCATCGCGATGCTGCCGCAGGCGCTCGGCCTGGACCGCGAGCGGGGCATCCTCCGCCGGCTGTCGGTGACGCCGGCCCACCCCCGTCTGCTGGTGGCAGCGCATGTGATCGTGCAGGCCGTCGCGGTCACGATCGCCACCGTCGGGGCGGCGCTCGTCGGACGGTTCGCCTTCGACCTGCCGTTGCCGCAGGCCCCGGGCTGGTTCGTCATCGCGTTCGCCCTGTCGACTGCGGCGCTGCTGGCGGTCGGGGTGCTGATCGGGGCGTTGGTCCCGACGGCGCAGGCCGGGGTCGGCACCGGGATGCTGCTGTACTTCCCGATGCTGTTCTTCGCCGGCATCTACCTGCCGCTGGAGATCATGCCGGAGGGCCTTCGGACCATCAGCGGCTGGACCCCTGCGGGTGCGGCCGTCAACGCCATCGGCGACGCCTGGGCCGGCGCCGCGCCGACCCCCACCAGCCTGCTCGTCCTCGTCGTGACGGCGGCCGCAGCCGGGGGGCTCGCCACGCGCCTGTTCCGATGGGAGTAG
- a CDS encoding ABC transporter ATP-binding protein, translating into MTSRQTMTSAAPPATAIAVDGLTRSYDGRTVVDDVSFTVEEGEILAILGPNGAGKTTTVESVAGLRTPDAGTVRVFGHDPIVDRTEVARLLGVQLQESSFQDKLTVREIVDTYRGLYPDPLGTDELLDSLGLGPSAGTRYANLSGGQQQRVSIAVALVGRPRAVILDELTTGLDPQSRRDTWILVEDLRDRGVTVLLVTHFMEEAERLADRVALIDRGRLVALDTPQGLIDLANLEQRLRFSTTAELDEDWIRRLPEVSGVARDADTYTVTGDERMVFSVVSLLAAHDIVPGRLQVDQPTLDDAFVALAGRPLVTNADTTIDTTLEDTR; encoded by the coding sequence ATGACCAGCAGGCAGACCATGACCAGCGCCGCACCACCCGCCACCGCCATCGCCGTCGACGGACTCACCAGGTCCTACGACGGCCGGACGGTCGTCGACGACGTGTCGTTCACGGTCGAGGAGGGCGAGATCCTCGCCATACTCGGTCCCAACGGCGCCGGCAAGACCACCACCGTCGAGTCGGTCGCCGGGCTCCGCACCCCGGACGCGGGCACCGTCCGCGTCTTCGGGCACGACCCGATCGTCGACCGGACCGAGGTCGCCCGCCTCCTCGGCGTCCAGCTGCAGGAGAGCAGCTTCCAGGACAAGCTGACGGTTCGCGAGATCGTCGACACCTACCGGGGCCTGTACCCCGACCCGCTCGGCACCGACGAGCTGCTGGATTCCCTCGGTCTCGGCCCGTCGGCCGGAACCCGGTACGCGAACCTCTCCGGTGGCCAGCAGCAGCGTGTGTCGATCGCCGTGGCGCTCGTCGGGCGGCCCCGTGCCGTCATCCTCGACGAGCTGACGACCGGCCTCGATCCGCAGTCCCGCCGCGACACCTGGATCCTCGTGGAGGACCTCCGCGACCGCGGCGTCACCGTGCTGCTGGTCACCCACTTCATGGAGGAAGCCGAACGACTGGCCGACCGCGTGGCCCTGATCGACCGCGGGAGGCTCGTCGCCCTCGACACCCCGCAGGGCCTGATCGACCTGGCCAACCTCGAGCAGCGGCTGCGCTTCTCCACGACCGCCGAGCTCGACGAGGACTGGATCCGTCGCCTGCCAGAGGTCTCCGGCGTGGCGCGCGACGCCGACACCTACACCGTGACCGGCGACGAGCGCATGGTCTTCTCGGTCGTGTCGCTGCTCGCGGCGCACGACATCGTCCCCGGCCGGCTGCAGGTCGACCAACCCACGCTCGACGACGCGTTCGTCGCCCTCGCCGGCCGCCCGCTCGTCACCAACGCCGACACCACCATCGACACCACCCTTGAGGACACGCGATGA